A DNA window from Euleptes europaea isolate rEulEur1 chromosome 20, rEulEur1.hap1, whole genome shotgun sequence contains the following coding sequences:
- the KLHL25 gene encoding kelch-like protein 25 has translation MSVSVHENRKSRSSTGSMNILLFHKASHPDCVLSHLNTMRKHCMFTDVTLWAGNKSFPCHRAVLAASSRYFEAMFSNGLRESLGDEVNFHDSLHPEVLELLLDYAYSSKIILNEENAESLLEAGDMLQFHDVRDAAAEFLEKNLYPSNCLGMMMLSDAHQCRRLYELSCRMCLANFEMVHGSEDFNTLSKDTLLDLISSDELEIEEEEKVFKAVMQWVKYNSDKRKVFLPELLKNVRLALLPSECLKEAMAYEELITEEEQNKQIMDEALRCKKKILQNDGVITSPCARPRKAGHTLLILGGQTFMCDKVYQVDHKAKEIIPKADLPSPRKEFSACAIGCKVYITGGRGSENGVSKDVWVYDTVNEEWSKAAPMLIARFGHGSAELENCLYVVGGHTAVAGVFPASPSVSLKQVEKYDPIANKWTMVAPLRDGVSNAAVVSAKLKLYVFGGTSIHRDMVSKVQCYDPAENRWTIKAQCPQPWRYTAAAVLGSQIFIMGGDTEFTAASAYRFDCETDQWTRIGDMTAKRMSCHALASGNKLYVVGGYFGTQRCKTLDCYDPTSDTWNCITTVPYSLIPTAFVSTWKHLPA, from the coding sequence ATGTCGGTGAGCGTCCACGAGAACCGTAAATCCCGATCCAGCACCGGTTCAATGAATATCTTGCTGTTCCACAAAGCCTCCCACCCAGACTGCGTCTTGTCGCACCTTAACACCATGAGGAAGCACTGCATGTTCACCGATGTTACTCTCTGGGCTGGGAACAAGTCGTTCCCGTGCCACCGGGCAGTCTTAGCAGCATCCAGCAGGTATTTTGAAGCGATGTTTAGCAACGGCCTCCGCGAGAGCTTGGGCGACGAGGTGAATTTCCATGATAGCTTGCACCCAGAGGTGCTGGAGCTGCTCCTGGACTATGCTTACTCCTCCAAGATCATCCTCAACGAGGAGAATGCCGAATCCCTCCTGGAAGCTGGCGACATGCTGCAGTTCCATGATGTCCGAGATGCAGCAGCAGAGTTCCTCGAGAAGAACCTGTACCCTTCCAACTGTTTGGGCATGATGATGCTTTCTGACGCTCACCAGTGCAGGAGGCTCTACGAGCTCTCTTGCCGGATGTGCCTGGCTAATTTTGAGATGGTCCATGGGAGTGAAGACTTCAACACCCTCTCCAAGGACACCTTGCTAGATTTGATCTCCAGTGACGAACTGGagattgaggaggaggagaaggtctTCAAGGCCGTTATGCAGTGGGTGAAATACAACTCGGACAAGCGGAAGGTTTTCCTCCCGGAACTTCTGAAAAACGTGCGCTTGGCCTTGCTGCCTTCCGAATGCcttaaggaagccatggcctatGAGGAACTGATCACTGAAGAAGAGCAGAACAAGCAAATTATGGACGAGGCCCTTCGATGCAAGAAGAAGATCTTGCAGAATGATGGGGTCATCACCAGCCCTTGTGCCAGGCCTCGCAAAGCTGGGCACACGTTGCTCATCTTGGGTGGACAGACGTTCATGTGCGATAAGGTCTACCAGGTAGATCACAAGGCGAAAGAGATCATTCCCAAAGCGGACCTACCGAGTCCAAGAAAGGAGTTCAGCGCTTGTGCCATTGGCTGCAAAGTCTACATTACCGGTGGAAGAGGCTCAGAAAATGGAGTGTCGAAGGACGTCTGGGTGTACGACACAGTTAACGAGGAGTGGTCCAAAGCTGCCCCGATGCTTATCGCTCGCTTTGGACACGGCTCGGCTGAACTAGAAAACTGCCTTTATGTTGTGGGGGGCCACACTGCAGTGGCTGGTGTCTTCCCCGCTTCCCCGTCTGTTTCTCTGAAGCAGGTGGAGAAGTATGATCCCATTGCCAACAAATGGACCATGGTAGCCCCTTTGAGGGATGGCGTCAGCAACGCAGCGGTCGTCAGCGCGAAGCTGAAGCTCTACGTCTTCGGTGGGACCAGCATTCATCGGGACATGGTGTCCAAAGTCCAGTGCTATGATCCAGCAGAGAACCGATGGACGATCAAAGCACAGTGCCCTCAACCGTGGCGTTATACGGCAGCGGCCGTCCTCGGCAGCCAAATCTTCATCATGGGCGGGGATACGGAGTTCACGGCGGCATCCGCCTACCGCTTTGACTGCGAGACAGACCAGTGGACGCGGATCGGAGACATGACGGCCAAGCGGATGTCCTGCCACGCTCTGGCCTCGGGGAACAAACTGTACGTGGTGGGCGGCTATTTTGGGACACAGAGATGCAAAACGCTGGATTGTTACGACCCCACCTCTGACACGTGGAACTGTATCACCACTGTGCCTTACTCCCTGATCCCCACGGCTTTTGTTAGCACATGGAAACACTTACCAGCCTGA